The Marinobacter bohaiensis genome segment CAGCCTGAATCCTATCGAGACCAAGATACGCTCCGGTTTCGTCAAGTCCGGCCCGGCCATGCCGGCCATTCTCAACGGCGACGTCGCTGGGGTTGTCGATAAGGTTGGCGCTGGCGTGAGCGGCCTGGTCGAAGGCGACGAGGTGTTCGGCTGCGCCGGCGGCGTGAAGGGCTGGCAGGGCGCCCTGGCGGACTACATGATTGCCGATGCCCGTGTGCTGGCCAAACGCACGCCGGACATGACGCTGCCGCTGGAAGAGTGTGCCGCATTGCCGCTGGTTTTCCTGACGGCCTGGTCGGCGCTGGCGGATCGTTCCGGGCTTCAGTCCGGCGAGCACGCGCTGATCCATGCCGGCACTGGCGGCGTGGGGCACGTGGGGATCCAGATCGCCAAATACCTCGGCGCGCGAGTCAGCACCACGGTGTCGACGCCCGAGAAGGCGGAGCTGGCCCGTTCGCTGGGGGCGGATGACATCATCCGTTACCGCGAGGAGTCGGTCACGGACTATGTCGAACGGCTGACGGGCGGCAAGGGCTTTGACCTGGTGTTCGACACGGTCGGCGGGGACAATCTCGACAGATCCATTGAAGCCACCGGTATCGCCAGGCGCCTGTGCTCGATCAACACCCGCTCCACCCACGATCTGTCGCAACTGCACGCCAAGAGCCTGAGCCTGCACGTGGTGTTCCGCTCGATTCCGCTGCTGCACGGCATCGGCATGGATGACCAGCCGCGCATGGTGGGTCACATGGAGCAGATGCTGCGTGACAACGCCGTACGGCCGCTGCTGGACAGCCAGAGGTTTGCGTTCCGTGACGTCGGCGCCGCCCATCGTCGCCTGGAGGCCGGCGAAGCCACCGGCAAAATCCTGCTGTTGCGGGATTGACAATCCGCCCCCTGCGGCCCGGTCATCCGGGTCGCTCCTTCCCCAAGTCCTTGACTCCCTGTAATTCGCACGTCTCCGGACTGGCTGCTAGTCTGAAAATCAGAAGAGCTGGCCATTCAGGCCACTACCAGCCTTGACCGGTGTAAACGATGACGCAGACATCGACGGCGCTGATCGCCGAATACTGGGGCATTGGCGTTTTTATTCTTGCCGTACTGGGCCTGTGCGCCTTTATGATCGTGGCGTCCGCCTTCCTCGGAGGCCGGAGCCGCGGTCGCAGTAAGGACCTTCCTTTCGAATCCGGCATCATCGGCGCCGGATCCGCGCGCCAGCGCTTTTCCGTCAAGTTTTACCTGGTGGCCATGCTGTTTGTCATTTTCGACATCGAGGCAGTGTTCCTGTTTGCCTGGGCGGTGTCCATCCGGGAAGTGGGGTGGACTGGCTTCTGGGGCGCCGCGATATTCATCGTGATCCTGCTGGCCGGGCTGCTCTACGACAGCCGGGTCGGGGCGCTGGAGTGGGCGCCCAGGCGCCGCCAGCCCAAGTGACCGGCGGACGGCGGGCCACGGGATCAAATCCTGTGCGAATCGGAGCGGGGGACTGAAATGGGCTATACCCTGACCAGTGCGGAAGACGCCACCGCGGATTCTGATCGTTATCCATTGGGGCAGCGTCGCCGGGTGCCAGACCCGGTCAAGCAGCAACTGGAGCGCAACGTCTTCACCGGCAAGCTGGAAGACGTTCTGAATTCGGTCGTCAACTGGGGGCGCAAGAATTCCCTGTGGCCCTACAACTTCGGCCTGTCCTGCTGCTACGTTGAAATGACCACCGCCTTCACGTCCCCGCACGACATAGCCCGTTTCGGATCCGAAGTGATCCGCGCCTCGCCGCGCCAGGCGGATTTCATGGTCATTGCCGGCACCTGCTTCATCAAGATGGCGCCGGTGATCCAGCAGCTCTACGACCAGATGCTCGAGCCAAAGTGGGTGATTTCCATGGGCTCCTGCGCGAATTCCGGGGGCATGTACGACATCTACTCGGTGGTGCAGGGCGTCGACAAGTTCCTGCCGGTGGATGTCTACGTGCCGGGTTGCCCGCCGCGGCCGGAAGCGTTTCTGCAGGGGCTGCAACTGCTGCAGGACGCCATCGGCCAGGAACGGCGGCCGCTGTCCTGGGTGGTCGGAGACCAGGGCGTTTACCGGGCGGAGATGCCGTCCCAGCGCGAGCGCCATCGGGATCGCCGCATCCAGGCCACGGAGCTGCGCAGCCCCGACCATCTCTAGTCGACGAAGCAACGCGATCGATCTTTCCTTCGGGAGGCGTATCGATGAGTGTAGTGACGCCCGTCCACGGGCCAACGCAGGCGAATGACACCGACGACCCGGTGCTGGAGGCGCTCGGCCAGCATCTGGGGCCGGCGTCTCTGCGTGGCCAGTGCACGCTGACCGGCATGCCGGTGGTCTGGGTGTCCCGCGATCGCATTGTCGAGGCCCTGCGTTTCCTCAAGGCCATGCCCGACGGCTTCACCATGCTCTACGACCTGTCCGCCGTGGACGAGCGCCTGCGCGGTCAGCGGCACGGGTTGCCGGCGTCTGATTTCACCGTGTTCTATCACCTGCTGTCGGTGCACCGGAACCGGGACGTCATGTTGAAAGTGGCGTTGTCCGAGGATGACCTGTCGATCCCCACCTGCACGCCGGTGTTCCAGAACGCGAACTGGTACGAGCGGGAGATCTGGGACCTGTTCGGTATCGACGTGGCGGGTCATCCGCGTCTGGTCCGGATCCTGATGCCGCCCACCTGGCAGGGTCACCCCCTGCGCAAGGACTATCCCGCCCGGGCCACCGAGTTCGATCCCTACACCCTGACCGTGGCGGGCCAGGACGCCGAACAGGAAGCGTTGCAGTTCCAGCCGGAGGACTGGGGCATGCAGCGCGAGCGTGCCGGCAGCGAGTTCATGTTCCTCAATCTGGGGCCCAATCACCCGTCGGCACACGGCGCGTTCCGGGTGGTGTTGCAGCTCGACGGCGAAGAGGTGGTCGACTGCGTGCCGGACATCGGCTATCACCACCGGGGCGCCGAAAAGATGGCCGAGCGTCAGTCCTGGCACAGTTTTATTCCCTACACCGACCGCATCGACTATACCGGCGGCGTGATGAACAACCTGCCGTACGTGTTGGCGGTGGAGAAGCTCGCGGGCATTGCGGTGCCGGACCGGGTCAAGGTGATCCGGGTGATGATGGCCGAGATGTTCCGCATCACCAGCCACCTGTTGTTCCTGGGGACCTACCTGCAGGATCTGGGGGCGATGACGCCGGTGTTCTTCACCTTCAGCGACCGCCAGCGGGCGTACAAGGTTATTGAAGGCATCACCGGTTTTCGCATGCATCCGGCCTGGTATCGCATCGGCGGGGTGTCCCAGGACCTGCCCAAAGGCTGGGCGTCGCTGGTGCAGGAATTCCTCGACTGGATGCCCACCCGCCTGCGGGAGTACGAACGCGCCATGATGGAGAACGCCATCGTCCGCGAACGCACCCGGGACATCGCCGCTTTCAGTACCGCCGAAGCGTTGGAGTGGGGCGTGACCGGGCCCAACCTGCGCGCCACAGGCTGCAACTTCGACCTGCGCAAGCAGCGGCCCTATTCCGGCTACGACCAGTTCGATTTCGAAGTGCCGTTGGGCACCCGCGGCGATGTATTCGATCGTGGGCAGCTGCGCATCGAGGAAATGCGCCAGAGCCTGCGCATCATCCAGCAGTGCGTCGACGACATGCCCGCCGGGGATTACAAGGCCGACCACCCGCTGACCACGCCGCCGCCCCGGGACCGCATGTTGCAGCACATAGAGACGCTGATTACCCATTTCCTGCAGGTGTCCTGGGGGCCGGTGCTCAAGGCCAACGAATCCTGCCAGATGATTGAGGCCACCAAGGGCATCAACAGCTACTACCTGACCAGCGACGGCAGTACGACCAGCTACCGCACGCGTATCCGGACCCCGAGCTTCCCCCACCTGCAGCAGATTCCGGCGGTGATGCGCGGTGGCTTTGTGCCCGATCTCATTGCCCATCTTGGCAGCATTGATTTTGTCATGGCGGACGTGGACCGATGAGGGAGGCGATGGAACCGACAACGACAATCGCCCGCGACGGTTTCGCGATTGAGCCGACGGACCGGGACGCGATCCTGCGTGAGCGGGCGCACTACGAACAGCCCCAGGCCGCCTGCATCGAAGCGTTGAAGATCATCCAGCGCCGGCATGGCTGGGTGCCGGATAACGCCATACCGGCCATCGCGGATCTGCTGGGCATCGCCCCGGCGGCGGTGGAAGGCGTGGCCACCTTCTACAGCCTGATCTTTCGCCAGCCGGTGGGGCGCCACGTAATCCTGCTTTGCGACAGCAGCTCCTGCTTCCTGACGGATTACGAGGGCCTGCGCGATGCCTTCATTGAGCGGCTGGGCATCGGTTTCGGTCAAACCACCGGCGATGGCCGCTTCACCCTGCTGCCGGTGTGCTGCCTGGGTGCCTGCGACCGTGGTCCGGCGCTGATGATCGACGACGACACCTTCGGCCCCGTGGGGCCGGGCGATCTCGACCAACTGCTGGAGGGCTACCCATGACCGACGCCCTGCAACGTCTGCGCTACCGCTGCCAGCTGCATCAGAGCGCCGGCGAGCGGCGCGAGGACACCCACCCGCTGACCTGGCGCCTGCACGATGACGGCACACCGCTGGACCTGGCGGATTATCGCGCGCGGGACGGCTACGCGGCGGTCGAGACCGTCCTCCGACAGCAGTCGCCGGACGACGTGATCGACACCATGAAAGCGGCCAACGTGCGCGGTCGCGGCGGTGCGGGTTTCTCCGCCGGCGTCAAATGGAGCCTGACCCTCCGGGGCGATGGCGTGCCGCGCGGCTACATCGTCTGCAATGCCGACGAAATGGAGCCCGGTACCTTCAAGGATCGCCTTTTGATGGAGCAGATTCCGCACCTGCTCATTGAGGGCATGATCCTCGCGGCCTACGCCAATCATGCGCGTTACGGCTACATCTTCCTGCGCGGGGAGTACAACGAGGCGGCCAAGTCGATCAACCGTGCCCTGGCCGAAGCCCGGGACGCCGGCTGGCTGGGGGCGGATGTTGCCGGCAGCGGTTTCGATTTCGACATTGCCCTGCACACCGGTGCCGGGCGCTACATCTGCGGCGAAGAGACGGCGTTGATCAACTCGCTGGAAGGGCACCGGGCCAATCCCCGCGCCAAGCCGCCGTTTCCGGGCCAGTCCGGCGCCTGGGGCAAGCCAACCGTGGTCAACAACGTGGAAACCCTGTGCAACGTACCGGCCGTGATGCGCCATGGGGCGGACTGGTACCAGGGGCTGTCCGGCCATCTCAGTGACGACGGCGGCACCAAGCTTTACGGCGTGTCCGGCCGGGTCAACCGGCCCGGGCTGTGGGAATTGCCCATAGGCACACCGGGTACCGAGGTCATGGAGCGCGCTGGCGGCGTCGTGGATGGCCAGCACCTCAAGGCCTGGCTGCCGGGCGGTGGCAGTACCGGCTTCCTGCTACCGGAGCACCTGGAGCTGGGGCTGGATTTCGACACCATCGGTCAGGCGGGCAGCCGCATGGGAACCGGGCTGCTGACGGTGGTGACTGACCAGCAGAGCATCGTATCGCTGATGCGTAACCTGGAGCAGTTCTTTGCCCGCGAATCCTGCGGCTGGTGCACGCCGTGCCGTGACGGCCTGCCCTGGACGGTCAGGCTGTTGCAGGCCCTTGAGCGTGGCGAAGGTGAGCGCGGCGACCTGGAGATGCTCGACAAACTGGCCGATGACCTGGGCCCGGGCAAGACCTTCTGCGCCCACGCGCCGGGCGCGGCGATGCCCCTGGCGAGTGCGCTCCAGTATTTCCGCCATGAGTTCGAGCAGGGCGTTCGTTACGAGCCCGGCCCGGCCCATGCTGATCCCATTCCGGTGGGGGAGGCCTAGGCCATGGCGACGATTCATGTGGACGGTCAGGCGTTTCAGGTCGATGGGGCCGACAACCTGCTCCATGCCTGCCTGTCGCTGGGGCTGGATATCCCGTACTTCTGCTGGCACCCGTCCATGGGCAGCGTCGGCGCGTGTCGTCAATGTGCCGTCAAGCAATTCAAGGATCAGGACGACGATCGCGGCATGCTGGTCATGGCCTGTATGACGCCAGCATCCGACCAGACCCGCATTGCCATCGACGACGAGGAGGCGCGGGAGTTCCGCGCCAGCGTCATCGAGTGGCTGATGACCAACCATCCCCACGATTGCCCGGTGTGCGAGGAGGGCGGTCATTGCCACCTGCAGGACATGACGGTCATGACCGGCCACGACCGCCGGCGCTACCGGTTCCGCAAACGCACCCATCGCAATCAGTACCTCGGGCCTTTCATTGCCCACGAGATGAATCGCTGCATCGCCTGCTACCGGTGCGTGCGCTTCTACCGCGACTACGCCGGCGGCACGGACCTGGGGGCTTTTGGCGCCAACAACAACGTCTACTTCGGGCGCTACGCCGAGGGCACGCTGGAGAGCCCGTTCTCCGGCAACCTGACCGAAGTCTGTCCCACCGGCGTGTTCACCGATCAGACCCACAGCGAGCAGTACACGCGTAAATGGGACCTGCAGTTCGCCCCCAGCATTTGCCACCAGTGCGCGGTGGGCTGCAACACCAGCCCGGGGGAGCGCTATGGTGACATTCGCCGCATCGAGAATCGCTATCACGGCGACCTGAACCGTTTCTTCCTGTGTGACCGTGGGCGTTTTGGTTATGGCTACGTCAATCGCGACGACCGCCCCGCCCAGCCACAGTGGCGGGCGCAGCCGGGCGAAGCGCCGGTCGCGTTGGAGGTAGACGCGGCGCTGGACCGGGCGGCGGACGCCCTGCGCGATGCCTATCGGGTGATCGGCGTGGGGTCGCCCCGGGCCAGCCTGGAGAGCAACCACATGCTGCGGGAACTGGTCGGGGCTGAAAGTTTCTCCACCGGTATCGCCGCGGATGAACTGGCGTGCCTGAACCGGATGCAGCAGGTGCAACGGACGTGCGGTCTGGAAACACCGAGCCTGCGAGACGTGGAGCAATGCGATGCGGTGCTGGTCCTGGGCGAGGACTTGATCGAGAGCGCGGCGCGGCTGGGGCTTTCGGTTCGCCAGTCGGTGCTGGGACGACGCGAGGCGCTGGCGCAGGACCGTGGGATTCCCGCCTGGAACGCCGAAGCGGTGATGACCTTAGCGCAGGACGCCCGCCATCCGCTGTTCCTGGCTTATCCCGTGGAAGGCGTCCTGGACAGTCTGGCTACGGCCAGTTTCCGGCGGTTGCCGGACAGCATTGCTCAACTGGGGCAGGCAATTGCGCACCGCATCGACCCGGCGTCGCCGGCGGTGCCCGACCTGGACAGCGTGACCGGGAGTCAGGCGCAGCGGGTCGCCGATGCCTTGCTGGCGGCCGAGCGCCCGCTTGTGATCAGCGGGGGATCGCTGGGCTCGACCGCCATCATCGATGCCGCTGGCAACATCGCCCGGGCCCTGTCCCGGCGTGCCCGCCGGGGCGGGTTGCTGCTGGTGCGACGAGAGGTGAACAGCACCGGCCTGGCGCTGCTCGGTGGCCAGTCGCTGGACTGGGCGCTGGCGGAGTTGGCCGAGGATCGCGCCGATGCGCTTGTGGTGCTGGAAAACGACCTTTACCAGCGTCTGCCACAGCAACGGGTGAATGCCGCGTTATCCCATGCCCGTGCGCTGGTGGTTCTGGACCACCAGCGCACACCAACCCTGGAACGGGCGAGCCTGGCGCTTCCGGCGGCCAGTTTCGTTGAGGCGGACGGGACCGTGGTCAACCTGGAAGGCCGGGCCCAGCGCTTCTTCCAGGTGTACGATCCGGCCTATATCCGGCCGCAAACCCGGATCCGTGAAAGCTGGCGCTGGCTGCACGCGCTGGGGCAGGGGCTGCGGCGGGAGCCGCCGGGCGATGTCACCCTGGATCAGGTGATCGACGATTGCGTCCGCCGCCATCCGGCCCTGGCGGGAATCCGCGAGGCCGCGCCGGGTGCTGACTTCCGCATTCGGGGGGTGAAGCTGGCCCGGGAACCTCATCGCTATTCCGGCCGCACCGCCATGCGCGCGCACCTGAGCGTGTCTGAACCGCGCGCGCCGCAGGATCCGGATTCGCCGTTCGCTTTTTCCATGGAAGGCTATAACGGATTCGACCGGCCGCGGCAGGAAGTCGCCTTTGCCTGGGCACCGGGCTGGAACTCGCCCCAGGCCTGGAACAAGTTCACCGATGAAGTGGGCGGCCACCTGCGCGCCGGGGATCCCGGCATCCCCCTGATCCCGCTTAAGCCGGGGCGCTACGATTACGCCGAGCTGTTGCCCGACGACGATACGGCGGCCGTTACGGGGCAATGGCGCGTGCTGCCGCTGCCGCGGCTGTTCGGTGGCGAGGAAACCTCGTCCCGCGCCGGCCCGATCCAGCAGCGCACCGCCCCGGCCCGGGTGACCCTGCCGGCCGGCGACGCCGATGCCCTGGGGGTGCATGACGGCGAACACGTGCGCCTGGCCAACGAACAGGGCCAATGGGTGCTTTCCGCGCGGTTGGACCCGGATTGTCCTGCCGGCTGGGTGCTGGTGCCTGCGGGAGTCGACAGCGCGCTGGTGTCAGGTTGCACGGTGACACTGGAACCGGTGCCTCGTTCCGGCGGGGAGGCGATGGTATGAGTTGGCTCAGCCCCACCCTGGTAGCCAGTGCGATCGCGGTGTTCCAGGCCATCGCGATCCTGCTCGCTGTGGTGTTGCTGGGCGCGGTGATGACGGTGGTGGAACGCCGTCTGCTGGGGCTCTGGCAGGATCGTTACGGCCCCAACCGGGTGGGCCCGTTTGGCTCTCTCCAACTGGTGGCGGACATGATCAAGATCTTCTTCAAGGAGGACTGGATTCCGCCGTTCGCCGATCGCTCCCTGTTCCTGCTGGCGCCGGCCATTGCCATGGCGTCCCTGCTGCTGTCGTTTCTGGTGATTCCCATCACACCCGGCTGGGGCGTGGCGGACCTCAATATCGGCCTGCTGTTCTTTTTCGCCATGGCGGGCATTAACGTCTACGCGGTGCTGTTTGGCGGCTGGGCCAGTGGCAACAAGTACGCGCTGCTGGGGGCCATGCGCGCGTCCGCCCAGACCCTGTCCTACGAGGTGTTCATGGGGCTGGCGCTGATGGGGGTGGTCGGCCTGGCCGGCTCGTTCAACATGCGCGAGATCGTCCAGGCCCAGGAAGGCATGTGGTTCATCGTGCCCCAGTTCTTCGGTTTCTGCACCTTCCTGATCGCCGGGATCGCGGTCACGCACCGTCATCCTTTCGATCAGCCCGAGGCGGAGCAGGAACTGGCGGACGGCTACCACATCGAGTTCTCCAGCATGAAATTCGGCATGTTTTTCATCGGCGAGTACGTGGGCATGGTGCTGATCTCGGCACTGCTGGTGACGCTCTTCTTCGGCGGCTGGCACGGGCCCTGGCTGCCGCCGTTTGTTTGGTTCGCCCTGAAGACGGCGTTCTTCCTGATGCTGTTCGTTCTGCTGCGGGCGTCTCTGCCCCGGCCGCGCTATGACCGCGTCATGAGTTTCGGCTGGAAAGTCTGCCTGCCGCTGACCCTGATCAATCTGCTGGTGACCGGCGCGGTGATCCTGGCGGGATCGCCGGCCTAGGAGGCTGCGCATGCTGACATGGCTGATAAAGGGGACCTGGAGCCAACTGCGGACGCTGGGCATGGTGTTCATGCACGGGTTCCGCAAACGGGAGACCCTCAACTACCCGGACGAACCGGTGCCGCTGCCGCCGCGCTACCGGGGGCGCATTGTGCTGACCCGTGATCCGGACGGGGAGGAACGCTGCGTGGCCTGCAACCTGTGCGCGGTGGCCTGTCCGGTGGACTGCATTTCGCTGCAGAAAGGGGAGAAGGACGACGGTCGCTGGTATCCCGAGTTCTTCCGCATCAATTTCTCCCGCTGCATTTTCTGCGGTATGTGCGAGGAGGCCTGCCCGACGTCGGCGATCCAGCTGACGCCGGACTTCGAGATGGCGGAGTACGACCGTCAGGAGCTGGTTTACGAGAAGGAAGACCTGTTGATCAACGGTACCGGCAAGGATCACGACACCCATTTCTACCGGGTGGCCGGGTTGTCCATCGCCGGCAAGGACAAGGGCAAGGCCCTGAACGAGGACGAACCGGTGGACGTCAAGAGCCTGCTGCCCTGATTGCAGGCGTCGGGTGCCAAGGCGCGCATCGAATCGGAAGAGGAGTCCGTCATGGAGCTTGCTTTCTATCTCAGTGGCCTGGTGGCGATACTGGCGACCCTGGGAGTAATCACCGGGACCAACGCCGTGCACGCGTTGCTGAACCTGATCGTGTCCCTGATCGCGGTGGCCATGGTGTTCTTCGCCCTGGGGGCGCCGTTTGCCGGTGCCCTGGAGATCATCGTATACGCGGGGGCCATCATGGTGCTGTTCGTGTTCGTGGTGATGATCCTCAACCTGGGGCAGGGCGCGACGGAGCAGGAGCGACTCTGGCTGCAGACGCGCACCTGGGTGCTGCCGGCGCTGCTGTCCCTGGCCCTGCTGGCGATCCTGGTCTTTACCTTGTGGCAGGGGGATACCGGGCAGCGCATTGACGGCGAGACCCTCACCGCCAAGGCGGTGGGTACGACGCTGTTCGGCCCCTGGCTGCTGGTGGTGGAGCTGGCCGCCATGCTGCTGCTGGCCGCCCTGGTGACCGCCTCCCATGTGGGGCGTACGGTACCGTTGCAGCGGGATGAGCGGGGAGGCCCATCATGAGCGGTATTCCCATGGAGCACGGCCTGGTGTTGGCGGCGATCCTGTTCGCCCTGGGGCTGGCGGGCCTCATGTTCCGGCGCAACATGGTCTTTGTGCTCATGAGTCTGGAAGTGATGCTCAATGCCACTGGCCTGGCGTTCATCGTCGCGGGCACGGCCTGGGGGCAGCCCGAGGGCCAGGCGATGTTCCTGCTGGTGATTACCCTGGCGGCGGCGGAAGCCAGCGTGGGGCTGGCGCTGCTGATCCAGCTCTACCAGCGCTTCCGCTCGCTCGACACGGATGCGGCCAGCAGGATGCGTGGATGATGCAGGGACTGCTGCCACTGACCTTCCTGTTGCCCCTGGCGGGCTGCCTGGTCCTGGCCTTTGCCCATCGCCGGCTCGGCGAGCGCGCCAGCGGGTTGATCGGCTACACCAGCGTCGGGCTGGCGGCCCTGGCCACGGCGGTGGTAACGCTGGGCTTCCTGGCCGGGGATGAATCGCCGCAGCGGCTGACACTCTGGACCTGGATCGAGGTGGGGGATTTTCAGCCGACCATCGGTCTGTGGCTGGACGGGCTGTCGGTGACCATGCTCGGTGTGATCACCGGCGTGGGCTTCCTGATCCACCTGTTCGCCGCCTGGTACATGCGTGGTGAGCCCGGCATCACGCGGTTCTTCGCGTACATGAATCTGTTCGTGTTCAGCATGGTGCTGCTGGTGCTGGGGGACAACCTGCTCCTGCTGTTCCTGGGTTGGGAGGGCGTGGGCCTGTGTAGCTACCTGCTCATCGGCTACTACTACGAGAATGCCGCCAACGGTGCCGCCGCGTTCAAGGCGTTCGTGGTGACCCGCATCGGTGATGTGTTCCTGGCCATTGGCCTGTTCCTGATCTTTGCCGAGCTGGGCACGCTGGATATACCGGCCATTCTCGAAAAAGCGCCGCAAGTCTGGTCGGTTGGCGACCCGGTGGCCGAGCTGGCGGCCCTGCTTCTCTTGGGCGGGGCGCTGGGCAAGTCCGCCCAGTTGCCGCTGCACACCTGGCTGGCGGACGCCATGGCCGGGCCCACGCCGGTGTCGGCTTTGATCCACGCCGCCACCATGGTCACCGCCGGGGTGTACCTGATTGCCCGCATGCATGGCCTGTTCGAGCTGGCGCCCCAGGCCCTGTACCTGGTGGGCGTCATCGGTGCGCTGACACTGCTGGTGGCCGGCTTTGCCGCCCTGGCGCAGACGGACATCAAACGGGTGCTGGCGTACTCCACCATGAGCCAGATCGGTTACATGTTCCTGGCCTTGGGCGTTGGCGCCTACGGGGCGGCCATTTTTCACCTGATGATCCACGCATTCTTCAAGGCGCTGCTGTTTCTGTCTGCGGGCGCTGTCATCATCAACTGCCACCACGAGCAGGAGATGCCGCGTCTCGGTGGCCTGTGGCGGCGCCTGCCCATTCCCTACGTCGGCTTCCTGGTTGGCGGCGCGGCGCTGGCGGCTCTGCCGTTGGTGACGGCCGGCTTCTACAGCAAGGACGAGATCCTCTGGGAGGCCTTCGCCGGCGGCAATAACGGGCTCCTGATGGCCGGCCTCGTGGGCGCGCTGCTGACGTCGCTCTACACGCTGCGGCTGATCGTCGGCACTTTCCACGGCAAGCCGGGCAGTGATCACGCGCTGGAGGCTGAACGCGGCCGAGGCGTGTTGCACGGTCTGCCGCTGGTGGTGCTGATGGTGTTGTCGACGTTTATCGGGGCGCTGATCACGCCGCCCCTGGCCTCGGTCCTGCCCCTGGGGCCCGGCGCCTACGGCGAATCCGGGCATACGGTTCTGGAGCTGCTGGCATCGGCGACGGCCCTGGCCGGGCTGGCGCTGGGGGTGTGGCTGTTCCTGTTCCGTCGGGACTGGCTGGCCGCGCAGGTCCGGCAGGGCGTCGGCGCCTGGCTGTGGGATTTCTGGCATCACGCCTGGCGGTTTGATGGGCTGTTCGATCGTTTGCTGGTTCGCCCCTACAAGGCGCTGGTGCGCTGGCTGCGCAACGATCTGGTGGATGCGCTGCTGATGCTGCCGGCCTGGCTGGCGCGGGCGTTCAACGGCGGGCTGACACGGACCCAGACCGGCCGGCTGCGGACCTATGCGTCCTCCATGGCACTGGGGGCGACTCTGGTACTGCTGATCCTGGCGATGGGCTATTGAGGCGTTCACCGATGGCATCGATAGGGGAGTCGATTACACGATGATTCTGGCCTGGCTGATCCTGATCCCGATCCTGGGCGGCTTGCTGTGCTGGCAGGCGGACCGCTGGGGTGACAAGGCACCGCGCTGGATTGCCCTGGCCACCATGCTGCTGGT includes the following:
- the nuoG gene encoding NADH-quinone oxidoreductase subunit NuoG codes for the protein MATIHVDGQAFQVDGADNLLHACLSLGLDIPYFCWHPSMGSVGACRQCAVKQFKDQDDDRGMLVMACMTPASDQTRIAIDDEEAREFRASVIEWLMTNHPHDCPVCEEGGHCHLQDMTVMTGHDRRRYRFRKRTHRNQYLGPFIAHEMNRCIACYRCVRFYRDYAGGTDLGAFGANNNVYFGRYAEGTLESPFSGNLTEVCPTGVFTDQTHSEQYTRKWDLQFAPSICHQCAVGCNTSPGERYGDIRRIENRYHGDLNRFFLCDRGRFGYGYVNRDDRPAQPQWRAQPGEAPVALEVDAALDRAADALRDAYRVIGVGSPRASLESNHMLRELVGAESFSTGIAADELACLNRMQQVQRTCGLETPSLRDVEQCDAVLVLGEDLIESAARLGLSVRQSVLGRREALAQDRGIPAWNAEAVMTLAQDARHPLFLAYPVEGVLDSLATASFRRLPDSIAQLGQAIAHRIDPASPAVPDLDSVTGSQAQRVADALLAAERPLVISGGSLGSTAIIDAAGNIARALSRRARRGGLLLVRREVNSTGLALLGGQSLDWALAELAEDRADALVVLENDLYQRLPQQRVNAALSHARALVVLDHQRTPTLERASLALPAASFVEADGTVVNLEGRAQRFFQVYDPAYIRPQTRIRESWRWLHALGQGLRREPPGDVTLDQVIDDCVRRHPALAGIREAAPGADFRIRGVKLAREPHRYSGRTAMRAHLSVSEPRAPQDPDSPFAFSMEGYNGFDRPRQEVAFAWAPGWNSPQAWNKFTDEVGGHLRAGDPGIPLIPLKPGRYDYAELLPDDDTAAVTGQWRVLPLPRLFGGEETSSRAGPIQQRTAPARVTLPAGDADALGVHDGEHVRLANEQGQWVLSARLDPDCPAGWVLVPAGVDSALVSGCTVTLEPVPRSGGEAMV
- the nuoH gene encoding NADH-quinone oxidoreductase subunit NuoH, giving the protein MSWLSPTLVASAIAVFQAIAILLAVVLLGAVMTVVERRLLGLWQDRYGPNRVGPFGSLQLVADMIKIFFKEDWIPPFADRSLFLLAPAIAMASLLLSFLVIPITPGWGVADLNIGLLFFFAMAGINVYAVLFGGWASGNKYALLGAMRASAQTLSYEVFMGLALMGVVGLAGSFNMREIVQAQEGMWFIVPQFFGFCTFLIAGIAVTHRHPFDQPEAEQELADGYHIEFSSMKFGMFFIGEYVGMVLISALLVTLFFGGWHGPWLPPFVWFALKTAFFLMLFVLLRASLPRPRYDRVMSFGWKVCLPLTLINLLVTGAVILAGSPA
- the nuoI gene encoding NADH-quinone oxidoreductase subunit NuoI, whose protein sequence is MLTWLIKGTWSQLRTLGMVFMHGFRKRETLNYPDEPVPLPPRYRGRIVLTRDPDGEERCVACNLCAVACPVDCISLQKGEKDDGRWYPEFFRINFSRCIFCGMCEEACPTSAIQLTPDFEMAEYDRQELVYEKEDLLINGTGKDHDTHFYRVAGLSIAGKDKGKALNEDEPVDVKSLLP
- the nuoJ gene encoding NADH-quinone oxidoreductase subunit J, whose protein sequence is MELAFYLSGLVAILATLGVITGTNAVHALLNLIVSLIAVAMVFFALGAPFAGALEIIVYAGAIMVLFVFVVMILNLGQGATEQERLWLQTRTWVLPALLSLALLAILVFTLWQGDTGQRIDGETLTAKAVGTTLFGPWLLVVELAAMLLLAALVTASHVGRTVPLQRDERGGPS
- the nuoK gene encoding NADH-quinone oxidoreductase subunit NuoK, with protein sequence MSGIPMEHGLVLAAILFALGLAGLMFRRNMVFVLMSLEVMLNATGLAFIVAGTAWGQPEGQAMFLLVITLAAAEASVGLALLIQLYQRFRSLDTDAASRMRG
- the nuoL gene encoding NADH-quinone oxidoreductase subunit L; translated protein: MMQGLLPLTFLLPLAGCLVLAFAHRRLGERASGLIGYTSVGLAALATAVVTLGFLAGDESPQRLTLWTWIEVGDFQPTIGLWLDGLSVTMLGVITGVGFLIHLFAAWYMRGEPGITRFFAYMNLFVFSMVLLVLGDNLLLLFLGWEGVGLCSYLLIGYYYENAANGAAAFKAFVVTRIGDVFLAIGLFLIFAELGTLDIPAILEKAPQVWSVGDPVAELAALLLLGGALGKSAQLPLHTWLADAMAGPTPVSALIHAATMVTAGVYLIARMHGLFELAPQALYLVGVIGALTLLVAGFAALAQTDIKRVLAYSTMSQIGYMFLALGVGAYGAAIFHLMIHAFFKALLFLSAGAVIINCHHEQEMPRLGGLWRRLPIPYVGFLVGGAALAALPLVTAGFYSKDEILWEAFAGGNNGLLMAGLVGALLTSLYTLRLIVGTFHGKPGSDHALEAERGRGVLHGLPLVVLMVLSTFIGALITPPLASVLPLGPGAYGESGHTVLELLASATALAGLALGVWLFLFRRDWLAAQVRQGVGAWLWDFWHHAWRFDGLFDRLLVRPYKALVRWLRNDLVDALLMLPAWLARAFNGGLTRTQTGRLRTYASSMALGATLVLLILAMGY